In Daucus carota subsp. sativus chromosome 4, DH1 v3.0, whole genome shotgun sequence, one DNA window encodes the following:
- the LOC108217875 gene encoding uncharacterized protein LOC108217875: MEENWESLDVDDSDLPSLILRPCSNSNKHNHNHISQPQQQHHQQQPQRTPPLISPRLIPGPAGKIQAAMNRKRLHHSDSPLLPTQDFLLKAAQCSDLSFQDDDDFKADAWLRALRFLGNAQSTTKDFVLQTTPLSRVGSSLPDGIVNQVVAIINSCTPNGLGDMTVTLKDTTGLIDATIHRKVLTESEFAKDISVKAAIILKKVSIFAPSSKTVYLNITRSNVVKVFHKDVTPASGNTNVVAPRVTYLPPDISKKSRVLEDELAQEHGRTKEIMHEVCQVATGGRNWLLDNQKKNGSLLPESGSDEFGRVKNTSTQNKAFWARECSATTEIYEKAGADVAGDNHMTLDSNEKRPKVNNLSEGHKNSVFVGNLNMDHGDETQQTDKAVKQSCISKVSLPQWTDEQLLELFEDDEPLF, translated from the exons ATGGAGGAGAATTGGGAATCACTCGATGTGGATGACTCAGATCTCCCTTCTCTAATCCTCCGTCCTTGCTCCAATTCCAACAAACACAATCACAATCACATCTCTCAACCACAACAGCAGcatcatcaacaacaaccacaGCGAACTCCACCGCTAATTTCGCCGCGCTTAATCCCCGGTCCAGCCGGAAAAATACAAGCCGCGATGAACCGGAAAAGACTTCACCACTCCGATTCACCGCTTCTTCCTACTCAGGACTTTCTTCTCAAGGCGGCGCAATGCTCCGATCTCTCGTTTcaggatgatgatgattttaAAGCGGATGCCTGGCTTCGTGCGCTTCGTTTTCTCGGAAACGCCCAAA GCACTACGAAGGATTTTGTTCTTCAAACCACGCCTTTGTCTCGTGTCGGTAGCAGTTTGCCTGATGGCATTGTTAATCAG GTTGTTGCCATTATCAATTCTTGCACACCAAATGGTCTTGGTGATATGACGGTCACGCTGAAG GACACTACAGGTTTAATTGATGCTACCATCCACCGTAAAGTACTGACTGAGAGTGAATTTGCAAAAGACATATCTGTGAAAGCAGCTATCATTCTTAAGAAG GTTTCTATATTTGCACCTTCATCAAAAACTGTCTATCTCAACATCACAAGGAGCAATGTGGTGAAG GTGTTTCATAAGGATGTTACACCGGCATCGGGCAATACAAATGTTGTTGCACCTAGAGTAACATATCTTCCTCCAG ATATCAGTAAAAAATCACGAGTGCTGGAAGACGAATTGGCACAGGAGCATGGGCGAACCAAAGAAATTATGCATGAGGTCTGTCAAGTAGCTACTGGTGGTCGAAACTGGCTTCTTGATAATCAAAAGAAAAATGGATCATTGTTACCGGAAAGTGGCAGTGATGAATTTGGCAGAGTCAAAAATACTAGTACACAGAACAAAGCCTTTTGGGCTAGGGAGTGTAGTGCTACCACTGAAATATACGAGAAAGCTGGTGCTGATGTTGCCGGTGATAACCATATGACTTTGGATAGCAATGAGAAGAGACCAAAAGTTAATAATTTGTCAGAGGGACACAAAAACAGTGTTTTTGTAGGGAACTTGAACATGGACCATGGTGATGAAACTCAGCAAACAGACAAAGCTGTGAAGCAAAGTTGTATTTCAAAAGTTTCCCTTCCGCAGTGGACAGATGAACAGCTACTTGAGCTGTTTGAAGATGATGAACCTCTCTTCTGA
- the LOC108216603 gene encoding protein C2-DOMAIN ABA-RELATED 4, with the protein MNMAAGSSLMANLMGLLRIRIKRGVNLAVRDLNTSDPYIVVRMGRQKLKTRVIKKDVNPEWNEDLTLSVQDPDVPIKLTVYDHDTFSLDDKMGEAEFSIKEFIEALKVEVGSVPNGTVITTVHPSRLNCLVEESHVIYRNGRFIQELCLRLNDVECGEVELELHWIDLPGSKGI; encoded by the exons ATGAATATGGCAGCAGGATCATCACTCATGGCTAACCTAATGGGTCTTTTGAGAATTAGGATTAAAAGGGGTGTCAATCTTGCTGTTCGTGATCTTAATACCAGTGACCCTTATATTGTCGTTAGGATGGGTCGACAA AAGCTGAAGACACGTGTCATTAAGAAGGACGTTAATCCTGAGTGGAATGAAGATTTAACTCTTTCTGTGCAAGACCCTGATGTCCCGATCAAGCTA ACCGTGTACGATCACGACACTTTTAGCCTGGATGACAAAATGGGAGAAGCAGAATTCAGCATAAAGGAATTTATAGAGGCACTAAAAGTTGAAGTGGGATCTGTCCCCAATGGTACTGTTATTACAACTGTACATCCAAGCAGGCTGAACTGCCTGGTTGAGGAGAGCCATGTGATCTATAGGAATGGTCGTTTCATCCAGGAACTGTGCCTAAGATTAAATGATGTTGAATGTGGTGAAGTTGAACTTGAATTGCATTGGATTGATCTTCCTGGCTCCAAAGGTATATAA
- the LOC108215516 gene encoding probable auxin efflux carrier component 1c, translated as MINLSDFYHVMTAVVPLYVAMILAYGSVKWWKIFSPDQCSGINRFVALFAVPLLSFHFISSNNPYTMNFRFIAADTLQKIIMLVVLAIWCRVSRRGCLEWTITLFSLSTLPNTLVMGIPLLKGMYGEFSGSLMVQIVVLQCIIWYTLMLFLFEFRGARMLISEQFPDTAGSIVSIHVDSDVMSLDGRHVLETEAEIKEDGKLHVTVRKSNASRSDIYSRRSQGLSTTPRPSNLTNAEIYSLQSSRNPTPRGSSFNHTDFYSMVAGGGRNSNFGASDVYGLNASRGPTPRTSNFEDDGGNGNKSRFHHHGQPGNMHNYPAPNPGMFSPKTNGTSAASKKPNGQGHNKAEEGTKDLHMFVWSSSASPVSDVFGGHEYGALDQPAPKDVRVAVSPAKVEGHRADNQEEYMVERDEFSFGDREMHKHEGGEKGGDNKAKVMPPTSVMTRLILIMVWRKLIRNPNTYSSLIGLIWSLVSFRWHVEMPAIIAKSISILSDAGLGMAMFSLGLFMALQPRIIACGNSIATFAMAVRFLTGPAVMAAASIAVGLRGTLLHVAIVQAALPQGIVPFVFAKEYNVHPDILSTAVIFGMLIALPITLAYYVLLGL; from the exons ATGATCAATCTTTCAGATTTTTACCATGTGATGACTGCAGTTGTTCCACTCTATGTAGCCATGATTTTAGCTTATGGCTCTGTGAAATGGTGGAAGATATTCTCTCCTGACCAATGTTCAGGGATCAACCGTTTTGTTGCTCTGTTTGCAGTCCCTCTTCTTTCATTTCACTTCATTTCTTCCAACAATCCTTACACTATGAacttcaggttcattgctgctGATACACTTCAAAAGATCATTATGCTTGTTGTGTTAGCTATATGGTGTAGAGTGAGCAGAAGGGGGTGTTTGGAATGGACTATTACACTTTTTTCACTGTCCACTCTGCCAAACACTCTTGTCATGGGCATTCCTCTGCTTAAAGGAATGTATGGGGAGTTCTCAGGGAGCTTGATGGTGCAGATTGTTGTGCTTCAGTGTATTATTTGGTATACTTTGATGCTTTTCTTGTTTGAGTTTAGAGGGGCTAGGATGCTGATTTCTGAACAGTTTCCTGACACTGCTGGCTCTATTGTTTCCATTCATGTGGATTCTGATGTCATGTCATTGGATGGAAGACATGTTTTGGAGACTGAGGCTGAGATTAAGGAGGATGGGAAGCTTCATGTTACTGTTAGGAAGTCTAATGCTTCCAGGTCTGATATTTATTCGAGAAGGTCCCAGGGGTTGTCGACGACCCCTAGACCTTCTAATTTGACTAATGCGGAGATTTATTCTTTGCAGTCCTCAAGAAACCCGACCCCGCGAGGGTCGAGTTTCAATCACACTGATTTTTACTCTATGGTTGCTGGGGGTGGGAGGAACTCGAACTTTGGTGCTTCTGATGTTTACGGGCTTAATGCCTCGAGGGGGCCTACTCCTCGGACATCTAATTTTGAAGATGATGGTGGAAACGGGAACAAGTCCAGGTTCCACCATCACGGGCAGCCGGGTAACATGCATAATTACCCGGCTCCCAATCCGGGAATGTTTTCTCCCAAGACAAATGGAACATCAGCAGCATCCAAGAAGCCTAATGGACAAGGTCATAACAAGGCAGAGGAAGGCACTAAAGATCTTCACATGTTTGTGTGGAGTTCTAGTGCATCTCCTGTGTCAGATGTTTTTGGAGGCCATGAATATGGAGCTTTAGACCAACCTGCACCTAAAGATGTAAGAGTAGCTGTTTCTCCAGCAAAag TTGAGGGTCATAGAGCTGATAATCAAGAAGAATACATGGTGGAGAGAGATGAATTCAGCTTTGGGGACAGAGAAATGCACAAGCATGAAGGTGGTGAGAAAGGTGGAGATAACAAAGCTAAAGTCATGCCTCCAACAAGTGTGATGACCAGGCTCATTTTGATCATGGTCTGGAGAAAGCTCATCAGGAACCCCAACACTTACTCTAGCTTGATTGGGCTCATCTGGTCTCTAGTTTCATTCAG GTGGCATGTTGAAATGCCTGCCATAATTGCAAAGTCTATATCCATACTGTCTGATGCAGGCCTTGGCATGGCCATGTTCAGTCTAG GTCTGTTTATGGCATTGCAACCAAGGATCATAGCATGTGGGAATTCTATAGCAACTTTTGCCATGGCTGTCAGATTCCTCACAGGCCCAGCTGTCATGGCAGCTGCTTCCATTGCTGTTGGTCTCCGTGGCACTCTTTTACATGTTGCCATTGTCCAG GCAGCTCTACCACAGGGAATTGTCCCCTTTGTCTTTGCTAAGGAATACAATGTACATCCTGACATTCTCAGCACCGC TGTTATATTCGGAATGTTAATTGCTCTGCCCATCACACTGGCTTACTATGTTTTGTTGGGACTATGA
- the LOC108218638 gene encoding phosphoethanolamine N-methyltransferase 1 isoform X1, which produces MGANAQGVAAEAERDIQKKYWAEHSVDLTVEAMMLDSKASDLDKEERPEVLSMLPAYEGKTVLELGAGIGRFTGELAEKAGQILALDFIDSVIKKNESINGHHKNAKFLCADVTSPDLKIEDESMDLIFSNWLLMYLSDKEVENLAERLIKWLKVGGYIFFRESCFHQSGDHKRRNNPTHYREPRFYTKIFKECQIRDGSGKSFELSLVGCKCIGAYVRNKKNQNQICWLWQKVGSEEDKGFQKFLDNVQYKCNGILRYERIFGQGYVSTGGFETTKEFVEKLDLKPGQKVLDVGCGIGGGDFYMAEKFDVDVVGIDLSVNMISFALERAIGLKCSVEFEVADCTKKTYPDSSFDVIYSRDTILHIQDKPALFRTFYKWLKPGGKVLISDYCKGPGTPSESFAEYIKQRGYDLHDVEAYGQMLRDAGFSKVIAEDRTEQFLKVLQKELDTVEKEKNEFIQDFSEEDYNDIVGGWKSKLVRSSSGEQKWGLFIAHKQ; this is translated from the exons ATGGGGGCCAATGCTCAAG GTGTAGCTGCTGAAGCAGAGCGTGATATCCAGAAGAAGTACTGGGCTGAGCATTCTGTCGACCTCACTGTTGAAGCCATGATGCTCGATTCCAAAGCCTCGGATCTTGATAAAGAAGAGAGGCCTGAA GTACTTTCTATGCTGCCAGCATATGAAGGGAAAACTGTCCTGGAACTTGGAGCTGGAATTGGCCGTTTCACCGGTGAATTAGCTGAGAAAGCTGGTCAGATTCTGGCCCTGGACTTCATTGATAGTGTCATTAAGAAG AATGAGAGCATTAATGGACATCACAAGAATGCCAAATTCTTGTGTGCTGATGTCACATCTCCTGACCTGAAGATTGAAGATGAGTCGATGGATTTGATCTTTTCAAACTGGCTACTAATGTACCTATCTGACAAAGAG GTTGAAAATCTTGCAGAAAGATTGATCAAATGGTTGAAGGTTGGCGGGTACATTTTCTTCCGAGAATCATGTTTCCATCAATCCGGGGATCATAAACGCCGGAACAATCCTACCCACTACAGAGAGCCAAGATTTTATACCAAG ATCTTCAAAGAATGCCAAATTCGTGATGGTTCTGGGAAGTCCTTTGAGTTATCTTTGGTTGGCTGCAAATGTATCGGGGCCTATGTCAGGAATAAGAAAAACCAAAATCAG ATCTGCTGGTTATGGCAGAAAGTTGGTTCAGAAGAAGACAAAGGTTTTCAAAAATTCTTGGATAATGTTCAATACAAGTGTAATGGCATATTACGCTACGAGAGAATTTTTGGACAGGGCTATGTGAGCACTGGAGGGTTTG AAACGACGAAAGAATTTGTTGAAAAGCTGGATCTTAAGCCTGGGCAGAAAGTCTTAGATGTGGGATGTGGTATTGGTGGAGGGGACTTTTACATGGCAGAGAAGTTTGATGTTGACGTTGTTGGCATTGATCTCTCCGTTAACATGATCTCTTTTGCTCTTGAACGGGCTATTGGACTTAAATGTTCAGTTGAATTTGAGGTTGCTGATTGCACCAAAAAGACATATCCTGACAGCTCATTTGACGTGATCTACAGTCGTGACACCATTCTTCACATTCAA GACAAACCAGCATTGTTTAGAACATTCTACAAATGGTTGAAGCCAGGAGGTAAAGTCTTGATTAGTGATTACTGCAAAGGACCTGGAACTCCCTCAGAATCATTTGCTGAGTATATTAAACAAAGAGGATATGATCTCCATGATGTTGAAGCATACGGTCAG ATGCTTAGAGACGCTGGTTTCAGTAAGGTTATTGCAGAAGATCGAACTGAACAG TTCCTAAAGGTTCTGCAGAAAGAATTAGATACAGTGGAGAAAGAGAAAAATGAGTTTATCCAGGACTTCTCTGAA GAAGACTATAATGATATAGTTGGTGGTTGGAAGTCCAAGCTGGTGAGGAGCTCATCTGGTGAGCAGAAGTGGGGCTTGTTTATTGCCCACAAACAGTGA
- the LOC108218638 gene encoding phosphoethanolamine N-methyltransferase 1 isoform X2 has product MDTSDDMCFESEVLSMLPAYEGKTVLELGAGIGRFTGELAEKAGQILALDFIDSVIKKNESINGHHKNAKFLCADVTSPDLKIEDESMDLIFSNWLLMYLSDKEVENLAERLIKWLKVGGYIFFRESCFHQSGDHKRRNNPTHYREPRFYTKIFKECQIRDGSGKSFELSLVGCKCIGAYVRNKKNQNQICWLWQKVGSEEDKGFQKFLDNVQYKCNGILRYERIFGQGYVSTGGFETTKEFVEKLDLKPGQKVLDVGCGIGGGDFYMAEKFDVDVVGIDLSVNMISFALERAIGLKCSVEFEVADCTKKTYPDSSFDVIYSRDTILHIQDKPALFRTFYKWLKPGGKVLISDYCKGPGTPSESFAEYIKQRGYDLHDVEAYGQMLRDAGFSKVIAEDRTEQFLKVLQKELDTVEKEKNEFIQDFSEEDYNDIVGGWKSKLVRSSSGEQKWGLFIAHKQ; this is encoded by the exons ATGGATACGAGTGATGATATGTGCTTCGAGTCGGAG GTACTTTCTATGCTGCCAGCATATGAAGGGAAAACTGTCCTGGAACTTGGAGCTGGAATTGGCCGTTTCACCGGTGAATTAGCTGAGAAAGCTGGTCAGATTCTGGCCCTGGACTTCATTGATAGTGTCATTAAGAAG AATGAGAGCATTAATGGACATCACAAGAATGCCAAATTCTTGTGTGCTGATGTCACATCTCCTGACCTGAAGATTGAAGATGAGTCGATGGATTTGATCTTTTCAAACTGGCTACTAATGTACCTATCTGACAAAGAG GTTGAAAATCTTGCAGAAAGATTGATCAAATGGTTGAAGGTTGGCGGGTACATTTTCTTCCGAGAATCATGTTTCCATCAATCCGGGGATCATAAACGCCGGAACAATCCTACCCACTACAGAGAGCCAAGATTTTATACCAAG ATCTTCAAAGAATGCCAAATTCGTGATGGTTCTGGGAAGTCCTTTGAGTTATCTTTGGTTGGCTGCAAATGTATCGGGGCCTATGTCAGGAATAAGAAAAACCAAAATCAG ATCTGCTGGTTATGGCAGAAAGTTGGTTCAGAAGAAGACAAAGGTTTTCAAAAATTCTTGGATAATGTTCAATACAAGTGTAATGGCATATTACGCTACGAGAGAATTTTTGGACAGGGCTATGTGAGCACTGGAGGGTTTG AAACGACGAAAGAATTTGTTGAAAAGCTGGATCTTAAGCCTGGGCAGAAAGTCTTAGATGTGGGATGTGGTATTGGTGGAGGGGACTTTTACATGGCAGAGAAGTTTGATGTTGACGTTGTTGGCATTGATCTCTCCGTTAACATGATCTCTTTTGCTCTTGAACGGGCTATTGGACTTAAATGTTCAGTTGAATTTGAGGTTGCTGATTGCACCAAAAAGACATATCCTGACAGCTCATTTGACGTGATCTACAGTCGTGACACCATTCTTCACATTCAA GACAAACCAGCATTGTTTAGAACATTCTACAAATGGTTGAAGCCAGGAGGTAAAGTCTTGATTAGTGATTACTGCAAAGGACCTGGAACTCCCTCAGAATCATTTGCTGAGTATATTAAACAAAGAGGATATGATCTCCATGATGTTGAAGCATACGGTCAG ATGCTTAGAGACGCTGGTTTCAGTAAGGTTATTGCAGAAGATCGAACTGAACAG TTCCTAAAGGTTCTGCAGAAAGAATTAGATACAGTGGAGAAAGAGAAAAATGAGTTTATCCAGGACTTCTCTGAA GAAGACTATAATGATATAGTTGGTGGTTGGAAGTCCAAGCTGGTGAGGAGCTCATCTGGTGAGCAGAAGTGGGGCTTGTTTATTGCCCACAAACAGTGA
- the LOC108218639 gene encoding tubulin beta-2 chain — MFQQSQLQSTQHISSPFWSLITSSLRAKMREILHIQGGQCGNQIGSKFWEVVCDEHGIDPTGQYVGNSDLQLDRINVYYNEASGGRYVPRAVLMDLEPGTMDSVKTGPHGQIFRPDNFIFGQSGAGNNWAKGHYTEGAELIDSVLDVVRKEAENCECLQGFQVCHSLGGGTGSGMGTLLISKIREEYPDRMMLTFSVFPSPKVSDTVVEPYNATLSVHQLVENADECMVLDNEALYDICFRTLKLSTPSFGDLNHLISGTMSGVTCCLRFPGQLNSDLRKLAVNLIPFPRLHFFMVGFAPLTSRGSQQYRNLTVPELTQQMWDSKNMMCAADPRHGRYLTASAMFRGKMSTKEVDEQILNVQNKNSSYFVEWIPNNVKSSVCDIPPRGLSMSSTFIGNSTSIQEMFRRVSEQFTAMFRRKAFLHWYTGEGMDEMEFTEAESNMNDLVAEYQQYQDATTEEDDYDDGEGSTGD, encoded by the exons ATGTTCCAACAGTCTCAACTACAAAGTACTCAACATATTTCTTCACCATTCTGGTCCCTGATCACTTCCTCTTTACGAGCCAAAATGCGCGAGATTCTTCACATCCAGGGAGGGCAATGCGGGAACCAGATTGGATCAAAGTTCTGGGAAGTTGTTTGTGATGAGCATGGCATTGACCCTACTGGCCAGTACGTGGGAAATTCTGACCTTCAGCTTGATAGAATCAATGTGTACTACAATGAAGCTAGCGGTGGGAGGTACGTGCCACGGGCAGTGCTCATGGACCTCGAGCCAGGCACCATGGACAGCGTCAAGACAGGCCCGCATGGACAGATTTTCAGGCCTGATAACTTTATCTTCGGACAGTCAGGAGCTGGCAACAATTGGGCAAAGGGGCATTATACTGAGGGTGCTGAGCTTATTGACTCTGTTCTTGATGTTGTTAGAAAGGAAGCTGAGAATTGTGAATGTTTACAAG GTTTTCAAGTATGTCATTCTCTTGGAGGTGGCACTGGATCTGGAATGGGAACTTTGCTTATTTCAAAGATAAGGGAAGAATACCCTGACAGAATGATGCTTACTTTCTCTGTGTTCCCATCTCCTAAGGTTTCTGACACGGTTGTAGAGCCCTACAATGCCACCCTCTCTGTTCATCAGCTGGTAGAGAATGCTGATGAGTGCATGGTCCTTGACAATGAAGCTCTTTACGATATCTGCTTCAGGACACTCAAACTATCAACTCCCAGCT TTGGAGACTTGAATCATCTGATTTCGGGTACTATGAGTGGAGTGACTTGCTGCTTGCGTTTTCCTGGTCAGCTGAATTCAGACCTCAGGAAGCTAGCAGTGAACTTGATTCCATTCCCAAGACTTCACTTTTTCATGGTGGGGTTTGCTCCTCTGACGTCGAGAGGATCACAGCAGTACAGAAACTTGACTGTCCCGGAACTGACACAACAAATGTGGGATTCCAAGAACATGATGTGTGCAGCTGACCCGCGACATGGTCGCTACCTGACAGCCTCAGCAATGTTTAGAGGCAAAATGAGCACGAAAGAGGTCGATGAACAGATCCTGAATGTACAGAACAAGAACTCATCTTATTTTGTCGAGTGGATTCCCAACAATGTAAAGTCTAGCGTCTGTGACATTCCTCCAAGAGGGCTCTCCATGTCTTCCACATTCATTGGCAATTCAACCTCCATCCAGGAGATGTTTCGACGAGTGAGTGAACAGTTTACAGCTATGTTCAGGCGAAAGGCTTTCTTGCATTGGTATACAGGAGAAGGAATGGATGAGATGGAATTCACTGAAGCAGAGAGCAATATGAATGATCTGGTCGCAGAGTATCAGCAGTATCAGGATGCTACAACTGAAGAGGATGACTATGATGATGGTGAAGGCAGTACTGGAGATTGA
- the LOC108215921 gene encoding uncharacterized protein LOC108215921 produces MICLKTPPLRHDILISDHVGWNSQAPKLTRILAFPTKKNQPLSLKIRGAAGKTGNLMEREKEMEVADRRALAIKRVKEEAAACEDCLRDFSLFTTNARGEATTLFVQSWTPVSVKVRGVVLLLHGLNEHSGRYSDFAKQLNANGFKVIGIDSIGHGGSDGLHAYVDSLDDAVLDVKLVMEKVLAENTGLPCFCFGHSMGAAVLLKAALDPVVETHIRGLVLTSPAIGIKPAHPIFPVLAPIFSFLLPKYQLSAANKKGVVSTRDPEALLAKYSDPLVYTGFVRIRTGYEILRITSYLQRNLRRLRVPFLVLHGSADAVTDPEGSRKLYKEASSTDKSIKLYPELLHDILFEPERKEVAEDIIEWLNKRMQG; encoded by the exons ATGATTTGCTTGAAGACTCCGCCGCTGAGGCATGATATTTTGATCAGTGATCATGTTGGATGGAACAGTCAAGCACCAAAATTAACAAGAATCTTGGCTTTTCCAACCAAGAAAAACCAACCCTTGAGTCTTAAAATCAGAGGGGCAGCAGGGAAAACAGGGAATTTGAtggagagagagaaggagatgGAGGTAGCAGACAGGAGAGCTCTTGCAATCAAGAGGGTCAAGGAGGAGGCTGCTGCCTGTGAGGATTGTTTGAGGGATTTTTCGCTTTTTACGACGAATGCTAGAGGGGAGGCTACTACTTTGTTTGTTCAATCCTGGACTCCTGTGTCTGTCAAAGTCAG AGGGGTAGTTCTTCTTTTACATGGTCTAAATGAGCACAG TGGAAGGTACAGTGATTTTGCAAAGCAGCTTAATGCAAATGGATTCAAGGTCATTGGAATCGACTCGATTG GACATGGTGGAAGCGATGGGTTACATGCCTATGTTGACTCTCTTGATGATGCAGTCCTGGATGTG AAATTAGTTATGGAGAAGGTTTTAGCCGAGAATACAGGACTTCCTTGTTTTTGCTTTGGACACTCAATGGGTGCAGCTGTTCTCCTTAAG GCAGCACTTGACCCAGTGGTTGAGACACATATAAGAGGTCTTGTATTGACATCTCCGGCAATAGGCATTAAACCAGCACATCCGATATTTCCAGTACTTGCTCCAATTTTCTCCTTCTTATTGCCAAAGTATCAATTAAGTGCTGCAAACAAGAAGGGTGTTGTATCTACTCGGGATCCAGAGGCACTGCTGGCCAAGTATTCCGATCCATTAGTTTATACAGGATTTGTCAGAATAAGAACTGGTTATGAGATCCTCCGAATCACCTCATACTTGCAACGAAATCTGAGAAGATTGAGAGTGCCATTTTTAGTCCTTCATGGCTCCGCAGATGCTGTAACTGACCCAGAAGGTTCCCGGAAACTATATAAAGAAGCTTCCTCGACAGACAAAAGCATCAAATTATACCCCGAGCTCTTACATGACATACTCTTTGAACCCGAACGGAAAGAAGTTGCAGAAGACATTATTGAATGGTTGAACAAGAGAATGCAAGGTTAA
- the LOC108216897 gene encoding annexin D5, whose protein sequence is MSSLILSPVPTSPREDAIQLYRAFKGFGCDTEAVIKILAHRDSMQRALIQQEYNAMYSTDLLKKLVSELRGKLETAVLLWMHEPASRDAIILNESLSPDFLNLEAATELICTRTVPQLQTLKQLYYSKFETHIERDIELQTIGDHQKILLAYLSAPRYQGAEIDRGLVAEDAKALFKAGEKKLGTNEKVFVRIFSERSPAHLIAVSSAYHDMYGNSLNKAVKSETSGKLELALLSILGCAKNPYKYFAKVLNKAMKGLGTDDTKLIRVIVTRTEIDMQYIKAEYLKKYGKTLNDEVQSETSGHYRTFLLALLGPKNH, encoded by the exons ATGTCAAGTTTAATCTTATCTCCTGTTCCTACCTCCCCAAGAGAGGATGCCATTCAGCTTTACCGCGCTTTCAAGG GATTTGGCTGCGATACTGAAGCTGTCATTAAGATTCTTGCTCATCGTGATTCAATGCAGCGTGCTCTGATCCAACAAGAATACAATGCAATGTACTCTACCGACCTTCTTAAAAAGCTGGTTTCGGAACTTAGAGGAAAATTAGAG ACAGCTGTTTTGCTATGGATGCATGAGCCAGCAAGCCGGGATGCTATCATATTAAACGAGTCATTATCTCCGGACTTTCTTAATCTTGAAGCAGCGACAGAATTGATATGCACTCGTACGGTTCCTCAATTACAGACTTTGAAGCAACTATATTATTCAAAGTTTGAAACTCATATTGAGCGTGATATAGAACTACAAACAATTGGTGATCATCAGAAG ATCTTGCTTGCATACTTAAGTGCACCACGCTATCAAGGCGCAGAGATTGACAGAGGGCTAGTTGCAGAAGATGCAAAGGCTCTTTTTAAAGCCGGGGAGAAGAAATTAGGGACTAATGAGAAAGTATTTGTTCGTATATTTAGCGAACGAAGTCCAGCTCATTTGATTGCTGTCAGTTCTGCATACCATGATATGTATGGAAACTCACTCAACAAG GCAGTAAAGAGTGAAACATCAGGGAAACTAGAACTTGCGCTTTTGTCAATCTTAGGCTGCGCAAAGAACCCCTACAAGTATTTCGCCAAG GTGTTGAACAAAGCTATGAAAGGGTTGGGTACTGATGATACAAAACTTATCAGGGTCATCGTGACAAGGACTGAGATCGATATGCAATACATTAAGGCTGAATACCTGAAGAAATACGGGAAGACTTTAAACGATGAAGTCCAGTCGGAGACTTCAGGCCACTACAGAACCTTCCTTCTCGCGCTTTTGGGTCCTAAGAACCATTAG